A single region of the Gammaproteobacteria bacterium genome encodes:
- a CDS encoding DUF2281 domain-containing protein, translating into MSVNADVLYEKLKALPPQRLAEVEDFMDFLARKETRSAALDRLLAIAPALEAAGTETPMTDEEVNAFVNAEIKAYRAEKRAAQDKAKGRS; encoded by the coding sequence ATGAGCGTCAATGCCGATGTGCTGTACGAGAAGCTCAAGGCCCTGCCGCCGCAGCGTCTGGCAGAGGTCGAGGATTTCATGGATTTCCTCGCGCGCAAGGAAACGCGCAGCGCCGCCCTGGACCGCTTGCTGGCCATCGCGCCGGCGCTGGAAGCGGCCGGTACGGAAACACCCATGACAGACGAAGAAGTCAACGCCTTCGTGAATGCGGAGATCAAGGCGTATCGCGCCGAGAAGCGCGCAGCGCAGGACAAAGCCAAGGGCCGCAGCTAA